One window of Candidatus Palauibacter scopulicola genomic DNA carries:
- a CDS encoding PHP domain-containing protein: protein MNVAIAGRTVPGSGTGPCVDLHMHSTASDGTVAPADVARAVAEAGLVGFSLTDHDTTQGLAEAEAAARALGLRFLPGAELSANEPGRSVHLLAYGFDAADPGLQAFLSRYREDRQRRAREIVERLQAAGARVTWEDVELQAGAAAPTRAHVGRAVVACGAVADINEAFRRYLSRGRPAFVGKEPTPPKIVFDCVHAAGGVVCLAHPGRAHGEDDVRRWASQGLDGVEVVHPANPPAVQSRMNALAGELGLLRCGGSDWHGPDAGRRGVPGWAHVPLRWLEEIGRRSSRKADRQPA, encoded by the coding sequence GTGAACGTCGCCATCGCCGGCCGGACGGTCCCGGGGTCCGGGACAGGCCCGTGCGTCGACCTGCACATGCACTCGACCGCCAGCGATGGCACGGTCGCGCCGGCCGACGTGGCCCGGGCCGTGGCGGAGGCCGGCCTCGTCGGGTTCTCGCTCACGGACCATGACACGACCCAGGGACTCGCCGAGGCCGAGGCCGCGGCGCGGGCACTCGGTCTCCGCTTCCTGCCGGGGGCGGAGTTGTCCGCCAACGAACCCGGCCGGTCCGTGCACCTCCTGGCCTACGGGTTCGATGCGGCCGATCCCGGTCTGCAGGCCTTCCTCTCCCGTTACCGCGAAGACCGGCAGCGGCGGGCGCGCGAGATCGTCGAGCGGCTGCAGGCCGCGGGCGCACGCGTGACCTGGGAGGACGTCGAACTCCAGGCGGGCGCCGCTGCCCCGACGCGGGCCCACGTCGGCCGGGCGGTCGTGGCCTGTGGCGCGGTCGCGGATATCAACGAGGCGTTCCGGCGTTACCTGTCGCGTGGACGTCCCGCCTTCGTCGGCAAGGAACCGACGCCGCCGAAGATCGTATTCGATTGCGTGCACGCGGCGGGCGGCGTCGTCTGTCTCGCCCACCCGGGCAGGGCGCATGGCGAGGATGATGTCCGACGCTGGGCGAGCCAGGGCCTGGATGGCGTCGAAGTCGTCCACCCCGCGAACCCCCCGGCCGTGCAGAGCCGCATGAACGCCCTGGCTGGCGAACTCGGCCTGCTCCGCTGCGGAGGTTCGGACTGGCACGGGCCCGACGCGGGCCGGCGGGGCGTACCCGGGTGGGCACATGTGCCCCTGCGGTGGCTGGAAGAGATCGGTCGCCGGTCGAGTCGGAAGGCCGACCGGCAGCCTGCCTGA
- a CDS encoding NAD-dependent deacylase codes for MEQGQWGQARRLVREARHVVALTGAGISAESGVPTFRDARGLWKSYRPEELATPEALARDPRTVLEWYAWRRSALAGCRPNEGHRALARFFLRRGEAGLVTQNVDGLHTRAALEEAGEDPAEAALPLELHGAVGRDRCESCEARWPAEPLGETLPRCSGCGGLRRPNVVLFGETLDPQLLDRARRLAEGADLCLVIGTSAVVYPAAALPLATREAGGLIVEINVRRTALTEVAAAALRGEAGTVLPALLD; via the coding sequence ATGGAACAGGGTCAATGGGGACAGGCCCGCCGACTGGTGCGGGAAGCCCGGCACGTGGTCGCGCTGACGGGGGCGGGGATTTCGGCCGAATCGGGAGTGCCGACGTTCCGTGACGCCCGCGGGCTGTGGAAGAGCTACCGCCCCGAGGAACTCGCCACGCCCGAAGCGCTCGCGCGCGACCCGCGGACGGTGCTCGAATGGTACGCGTGGCGGCGCTCGGCGCTCGCCGGCTGCCGGCCCAACGAGGGGCACCGGGCGCTGGCGCGCTTCTTCCTGCGGCGCGGGGAGGCCGGCCTCGTGACCCAGAACGTCGATGGTCTCCACACGCGGGCCGCGCTGGAAGAGGCGGGCGAGGATCCGGCGGAGGCGGCGCTGCCGCTCGAGCTTCACGGCGCCGTGGGGCGTGACCGCTGCGAGTCGTGCGAGGCGCGCTGGCCCGCCGAGCCGCTCGGCGAGACGCTTCCCCGGTGTTCCGGCTGCGGGGGGCTCCGGCGACCCAATGTCGTCCTCTTCGGCGAGACGCTCGACCCGCAGCTGCTGGACCGCGCGCGGCGGCTGGCGGAGGGGGCCGATCTCTGTCTCGTCATCGGGACGAGCGCCGTCGTCTACCCCGCCGCCGCCCTGCCGCTCGCGACGCGCGAGGCCGGCGGACTCATCGTGGAGATCAATGTGCGGCGGACCGCGCTCACGGAGGTCGCGGCGGCGGCGCTGCGCGGCGAGGCCGGCACGGTCCTCCCCGCCCTGCTGGACTAG
- a CDS encoding bifunctional oligoribonuclease/PAP phosphatase NrnA, translating to MSPVRAEALEAIRSRLRGASSVVLTTHVNPDGDGIGSMVALASRLLRHGAEATIVTPSRPPPSLRFLLRDIPALVEEDPAAADPLNGADTIAILDTAEPKRLGSLPEHAERTGGVLIDHHPPVGSPLVQPAIRDPSACATGELVYDLLSLDDEGLTRAEAEALYAAISTDTGSFRFSNTSPRAHAIASELLETGVDSGALFRELYGVYSRGRLALMRLALERLEVDPRVPIAWIALDRRALSRTGARSEDMEGLVEFPRRLAGMEVGLLFRGLARDRTKVSLRSNGEVDVSGVAQLLGGGGHAKASGVLVELDLDEAVRVVLDALRPLVEAAVASKRDR from the coding sequence ATGTCACCGGTTCGCGCGGAGGCGCTCGAGGCGATCCGCAGCCGTCTGCGCGGCGCCTCGTCCGTCGTGCTCACGACCCATGTGAACCCCGATGGCGACGGGATCGGCAGCATGGTTGCACTGGCCTCCCGGCTGCTGCGGCACGGAGCCGAGGCCACGATCGTCACTCCGAGCCGGCCGCCGCCCTCGCTGCGATTCCTCCTCAGGGACATCCCGGCGCTCGTCGAGGAGGACCCGGCAGCCGCGGACCCGCTGAACGGGGCCGACACGATCGCCATCCTCGACACCGCCGAGCCGAAGCGTCTGGGGAGCCTGCCCGAGCATGCGGAGCGGACGGGGGGCGTCCTGATCGACCATCACCCGCCCGTGGGGTCTCCGCTCGTGCAACCGGCGATCCGCGATCCCTCCGCCTGCGCGACGGGCGAACTGGTCTACGACCTGCTCTCCCTTGACGACGAGGGGCTCACGCGCGCGGAAGCGGAAGCCCTCTACGCGGCGATTTCGACGGATACGGGCTCATTCCGCTTCTCGAACACCTCCCCCCGCGCGCACGCGATCGCGAGCGAACTGCTGGAGACGGGGGTGGATTCGGGCGCGCTGTTCCGCGAGCTGTACGGCGTGTACAGCCGGGGGCGGCTGGCCCTCATGCGGTTGGCCCTCGAGCGCCTGGAGGTCGATCCTCGCGTCCCCATCGCCTGGATCGCGCTGGACCGTCGGGCCCTTTCCAGGACGGGTGCGCGCAGCGAGGACATGGAAGGTCTGGTCGAGTTCCCGCGCCGACTCGCGGGAATGGAGGTCGGACTCCTCTTCCGCGGCCTCGCGCGCGACCGGACGAAGGTCTCGCTGCGTTCGAACGGGGAGGTGGACGTGTCCGGCGTCGCACAACTCCTCGGCGGCGGCGGACACGCGAAGGCTTCCGGCGTCCTCGTTGAACTTGATCTGGACGAGGCGGTGCGAGTCGTGCTGGATGCGTTGCGCCCGCTCGTGGAAGCGGCCGTCGCCTCGAAGCGGGACCGGTAG
- the coaE gene encoding dephospho-CoA kinase (Dephospho-CoA kinase (CoaE) performs the final step in coenzyme A biosynthesis.) produces the protein MPFRVGLTGTVAAGKSTVARDLAEHGATVIDSDELAREVVRPGSPAYARIRETFGSGVIGPDGAIDRSALRDAAFAEEQARERLEEISHAGIRELRARRVAEAAAAGVRVIVEEIPLLFEVGLEDDYDMIVVVDAPREVREARARGSRGWTAEEFAAIDAAQLAGAEKRRRADRVLDNRGDPGELDVAARGLWREILDAAGGDGS, from the coding sequence ATGCCGTTTCGCGTCGGACTGACCGGGACGGTGGCCGCCGGCAAGAGCACGGTGGCCCGCGATCTGGCGGAACATGGCGCCACCGTCATCGACTCCGACGAACTCGCGCGCGAAGTCGTGCGTCCGGGATCCCCCGCGTACGCCCGCATCCGCGAGACGTTCGGGAGCGGGGTCATCGGCCCGGACGGGGCCATCGACAGATCCGCGCTCCGGGACGCGGCCTTCGCCGAAGAACAGGCCCGCGAACGCCTCGAAGAGATCTCTCACGCCGGAATCCGTGAACTCCGGGCCCGCCGAGTCGCCGAAGCGGCGGCGGCGGGCGTGCGCGTGATCGTCGAGGAAATCCCCCTCCTGTTCGAGGTCGGCCTGGAAGACGACTACGACATGATCGTCGTCGTGGATGCGCCGCGAGAGGTGCGCGAGGCGCGGGCGCGGGGGTCCCGTGGCTGGACCGCGGAGGAATTCGCCGCCATCGATGCAGCACAGCTTGCGGGTGCGGAGAAGCGGCGTCGGGCCGACCGCGTGCTCGACAACCGCGGCGATCCGGGAGAACTGGACGTTGCCGCGCGCGGACTCTGGCGGGAGATCCTCGACGCGGCGGGCGGGGACGGGTCTTGA
- the speB gene encoding agmatinase, whose product MDGEFGRNDAVQRRRLSARAGGLLPRLPALNEADLPRSLAEHAWTDRHNFLDLPPELCRWAAADAVILPIPYEATTSWGTGTREGPAAIIEASRYIEWYDEELDREPYEVGVCTLPSIDLGTVGPEPAIARLRALYDDLLEAAGDRFIIGLGGEHSVSSAPAGAWADRLGGDVTILQFDAHTDLRDRHHDSPWNHACVMRRVLEHLPDGGNRGKAADIVAVGIRALTREERDVIREHRIEVVFAHEMRREGWIERAVEALGENVYITFDVDFFDPSLMPATGTPEPGGGSWWDALDLLSRVFGERNVVGADIVELAPRRGEEASAFTAAKLAYKMIGFWSEYR is encoded by the coding sequence CTGGATGGAGAGTTTGGCCGAAATGACGCCGTTCAACGTCGTCGGCTATCGGCTCGAGCTGGAGGGCTACTGCCCCGACTGCCTGCACTGAACGAGGCCGATCTGCCCCGCAGCCTCGCGGAGCACGCCTGGACGGACCGCCACAACTTCCTCGACCTCCCGCCTGAACTGTGCCGCTGGGCGGCGGCGGACGCCGTCATCCTCCCGATCCCCTACGAAGCGACGACGAGCTGGGGGACGGGCACGCGCGAGGGTCCGGCGGCGATCATCGAGGCGTCCCGCTACATCGAGTGGTATGACGAGGAACTGGATCGCGAGCCGTACGAAGTCGGCGTGTGCACGCTCCCGTCCATCGACCTCGGCACGGTCGGCCCGGAGCCCGCGATCGCGAGGCTGCGGGCCCTCTACGACGATCTGCTGGAAGCCGCCGGGGACCGGTTCATCATCGGATTGGGCGGAGAACATTCGGTTTCCAGCGCTCCCGCCGGCGCGTGGGCGGACCGGCTCGGCGGCGACGTCACGATTCTCCAGTTCGACGCGCACACGGACCTCAGGGATCGTCACCACGACTCTCCGTGGAATCACGCCTGCGTCATGCGCCGCGTACTCGAGCACCTGCCGGACGGCGGGAACCGGGGGAAGGCGGCGGACATCGTGGCGGTCGGGATCCGCGCGCTCACGCGGGAGGAACGGGACGTCATTCGCGAACACCGCATCGAGGTCGTGTTCGCGCACGAGATGCGCCGGGAGGGCTGGATCGAGAGGGCGGTGGAGGCGCTTGGGGAGAACGTCTACATCACGTTCGACGTGGACTTCTTCGATCCGTCGCTGATGCCGGCCACCGGTACGCCGGAGCCCGGGGGCGGAAGCTGGTGGGACGCGCTGGATCTGCTCTCCCGGGTCTTCGGCGAGCGCAACGTCGTGGGCGCGGACATCGTGGAACTCGCCCCTCGGCGCGGCGAGGAGGCGTCGGCCTTCACGGCGGCGAAGCTTGCCTACAAGATGATCGGGTTCTGGTCGGAGTACCGGTAA
- a CDS encoding transcriptional repressor, giving the protein MRRALEAGGHRFTIQRAAVYRVLSGTSSHPTADDVFTSVRERIPDISLATVYKALEAFVTCGVARKLSFGVGPARYDGRTDDHEHIRCLSCGRVQDVEGLRPRDWMESLAEMTPFNVVGYRLELEGYCPDCLH; this is encoded by the coding sequence TTGCGTCGCGCCCTGGAAGCCGGCGGGCACCGGTTTACGATCCAGCGCGCGGCGGTGTACCGCGTGCTGTCCGGCACGTCCTCTCACCCGACGGCGGACGACGTCTTCACCTCGGTGCGCGAGCGGATTCCCGACATCAGCCTCGCCACGGTCTACAAGGCGCTCGAGGCGTTCGTGACCTGCGGGGTCGCGCGCAAGCTCTCTTTCGGCGTGGGTCCGGCGCGCTACGATGGCCGAACCGACGATCACGAGCATATCCGCTGCCTCTCCTGCGGCCGCGTTCAGGACGTCGAGGGCCTGCGGCCGCGCGACTGGATGGAGAGTTTGGCCGAAATGACGCCGTTCAACGTCGTCGGCTATCGGCTCGAGCTGGAGGGCTACTGCCCCGACTGCCTGCACTGA
- a CDS encoding iron-sulfur cluster assembly accessory protein → MSEIAEATQSAEPIVTLTPEAAVKVREFQAGTDAETVLRVSVIPGGCSGFEYGLDMDTSVREDDFTFESEGVPVVIDPFSAQYLAGLSIGYHSSFQGTGFTFENPNATGSCGCGTSFAV, encoded by the coding sequence ATGAGCGAAATAGCAGAGGCCACGCAGTCGGCCGAACCCATCGTCACGCTGACACCCGAGGCGGCCGTCAAGGTCCGGGAGTTTCAAGCTGGAACGGATGCCGAGACGGTTCTGAGGGTGAGCGTGATTCCGGGCGGGTGCTCCGGTTTCGAATACGGGCTGGACATGGACACGTCGGTGCGCGAGGACGATTTCACCTTCGAGTCAGAGGGAGTGCCGGTCGTCATCGATCCGTTCAGCGCGCAGTACCTAGCCGGCCTTTCCATCGGATACCACAGTTCCTTTCAGGGCACGGGGTTCACGTTCGAGAACCCGAACGCGACCGGGAGTTGCGGCTGCGGGACCTCCTTCGCCGTCTAG